TTAATAAACCAAATGATTTTAATAAAAAAGATAATTATGTGAAATATTTATCAAATTCTTAGTATCTGTTTAATTTTTTAGTTTTTCAATTCATAAAACAAGCATTTGTATCTGTTCTTTTTATTTCTATTACAGCATAGCTTTACTACAACAGTAAACTTGATGAAAAAATCATTTAAATAGCACATTGCTTAAGTTATCAACATTAAAAGTTGACAATAGTTGTTAAGTTGATTTTAAATATTGCTTTTATATAGATTGAATTCTATAAATTTGAAACAGATTGATGAAAAAATAAAATTGCTAGACGTTTTCTAAATCTTTATGTATTAATAATTCCTGAAAGAGTAGCTAATTTTGGTTGTTTTCTTTGGGGTGTAATGAGGTATAGGTAATTTTAAAAAACGTCCTTCTAATCTAAAACATTTATGAAAAAGGTGTTTTATTAATTTTTTAAACAAACTGAATAACAAGTCAGAATATACCGAATAAGACTTAAAATTAGAAGTAGGTAAAATTTAATTATTAGAGAAATGAAAAAAAAAGTTATTTTATTATTTTTAGTAAATTTAATAGTAACATCTTGTTCTGACAAACTAACTGAATCTAAAGTGCGAGATTTAATAAATCAATGTACAAGTAAACCTCTTGAAACTATTTCCTCAATTAATTTAGGAAAAACAATGTTTACGTCTGAAAAAGAGTTTAATATTTATAAAAAATTAGAGGAAAAAGGATTAATTAGTGTGAAAAAAACGAAAGAAAAATTCTTTACTAAATATGATATTTCATTAACAAAAGAAGCGAAACCTTATATATCTGAAGCTAAGAAAAAAGGAAAATACGGGTATACTGCTAAAGTTCTACTTTGTAAATATGAAGTTGAAAAAATTGGAAATATCCAAAATATTCCATCAAAAAATACTGCTGAAGTAAAAGTTACATTAAAAAAAATAGAAAAAACTCCATTCGATGAATTATTAAATAGAAATCAATCAGAATTCGTCGATAAAACTATTTTAATAAAAAAAACAGAAAACAATGGTTGGGTATATTGTGAATAAATAAAAAACGCCCCACAATACCGTGTAAAAAATTGCTGGTAAAAGCTTACTTACTAAAATCCTCGCGAATTTTCTATTCGGTTTGTATTCTCTTAATTCGGTACTTAAACCACACAATTTTACTTACACAACAACGTTATAAAACTACTAAACAAAAACCATATGAAATTTATTACAGTAATTGCTTTTTTATTAATATTTACAAATATTGAAGCCCAAGAAAAAAAACTTCTTCTTCAGCAAGAATTAATATCTGATTTATCTAAAACAAAAATTTACCCAAAATTAATTGAATATGTAGATGGGGAAATAGAATGGCAAGAAAAATTTAAATACATAGACAGTATTCAAATCTATAGGATTACCTATTTAAGTGATGGTTTAAAAATAAATGGCTTTTTAGTGCAGCCCAAGAAAAAAGGAAAATATCCTTGTGTAATATACAATCGAGGAGGAAATAAGAGTTTTGGTGCATTAAAGATTGCCCACGGAGCTATTGTTCTTGGGCAAATTGCTAAGGAAGGTTATGTTGTAATTGCTAGCAATTATAGAGAAAATGATGAGTTTGGTGGAAAAGATGTTAATGACATCACTATTCTACCAAAGGTCTTAAAAGAAATAGAAGATGCCGACACTACTAAAATTGGAATGTATGGTTGGAGCCGTGGCGGAATGATGACATACATAGCCTTAACTAAAATGGATAACATAAAAGCAGCCGTTGTTGGTGGCGCAGTTTCTGATAGTTTTAGTTCTATAAAAGATAGACCTATAATGGAATCTGGTGTTTACGCAAAATTAATTCCAAATTATGCAGATAATAAAGAAATGGAATTAGAAAAAAGGTCAGCAATAAAATGGGCGGATAAATTCCCTAAAAATGTGCCAATTCTAATGTTACACGGAAATTCTGATTGGAGAGTAAAACCAGAACAAAGCCTAAACCTTGCTTTAGAATTTGAAAAAAATAGAGTTCCGTACAGACTAATAATGTTTGAAGGTGCTGACCATAGTGTTTCTGAACATAAAAAAGAATCCCATAAACAAGTTATAAAATGGTTTGATCGCTATTTAAAGAACAGTGAACAATTACCTAATATGAAATATCACGGAAGATAAAAACTTTGTTACACATAATGCCAGAAGAAACGGCACAGGCAGGAATTGATGTGCAAGCAGAAAAAATAATTCCGATTCATTGGGGAGGTTTTAAATTAGCGCTGCATGAATGGACAGATCCTATTGAGCGTGTTACTAAAAAAGCGAAAGAATTAAACTTAAAAGTAATTACGCCTAAAATTGGTGAAGAAATTATGGTGAAAGACTCGCTACAGACTTACACCAATAACTGGTGGAAAGATTTATAGTATCCTTTTTACATTGAATGAGTTATTAACATTAAAAGTTGACAATAGTTGCTAAGTTGATTGTAAATATCTTATTTATATGGTTTGAATTCTATAAATTTGAAACAGATTGATGAAAAAATAAAATTGCTAGACGTTTTCTAAATCTTTATGTATTAATAATTCCTGAAAGAATAGCTAGTTTTGGTTGTTTTCTTTGGGATAAAATGAGGTATTATTACTTTATAATAAGTTGTACGCAAGCTCTGACCGAAACCAATAGCTTGTAAAAGCACATTTAATTTTGCTCGTACCTCACAAAATTAAAAGAGCTTTCACTCAATAAACCTATAGATTGAAAAAGAAAAAATATGAAAAAACAAATATTCCCAAAAGAGATTATTGAAAATACTCTTGAAGTACATCAGTTTAAACACACTAACAAAAGTAAAATTATTTACAGCATTATTTTGTTGACCTTAATTTCTGCCTTGATTTCTTTGCCTTTTATCAATGTTACTATATATAACACCTCTCAAGGTCTTATTAGGTCTGACAAAGAAAGAATACTTTTAGAAAGCAGTAATAGTGGAAAAGTAATTTTTCATCAACTTTAAAACAATCTTCAAATAAAAAAAGGAGACACCTTGTTACTAATAAATAATTTAGTAATTACTCATCAAATAAATACGACAACAAGCTTAATAAGTGAAACCAAAAATTTTGTAGAAGATTTAAAACTATTATCAAATCAAAAAAGAATTGCAAATAAATTACAATCTTTAAAATATAAACAAGAGTATAACTTCTATCAACAAAAATTGAATGAATTAAACACTCGTTTTCAAAAAATAAAAGAGGACTACAATCGGAGTCGAAAATTATTCGATAAAGGAGTAATAGCAAAAGTAGAACTGAATAATAGCAAACTAGAATACGATTTGTCTTTAAATGCCATACATCAATACAAAAAACAACAATACAGTAGTTGGCAAGCAGAATTAGTTAACCAAAAAAACCAATTAAAAGAATTAGAAAACAACCAAGTACAATTAGAAGAAACAAATAACTTATCTGTTATTAAGGCTCCTCTTTCAGGAACTTTATTAAATGTAAAAGGAATTGAAAAAGGAAGTTTTATACAAAATGGCATTCAATTAGCAGAAATTTCTCCCAAATCAAATTTAATTGTAGAATGTTATATAAGTCCAGCAGATATTGGTTTATTAAAAAAAGAAAATAAAGTAAATTTTCAAGTGAGTGCGTTTAATTATAACCAATGGGGTTTAGCCAATGGTAAAATCGAAGAAATAGGAAACGACGTACAAATAATTAATAATATACCAACGTTTAAAGTATTGTGCTCACTTGACCAAAATTTTTTACAACTAAAAAATGGATTTAAAGGACAATTGAAAAAGGGTATGCTTGTAAATGCACGATTTGAACTTACAGAACGCTCTCTTTTTGATTTACTTTATGATAAAATAGATGACTGGCTAAACCCTTCAAATAAAATTGCAGAAAAATAAAAATTATTATGAAAAATTTAAAAATCCTTGAACGCTTACAACAGCTTTATCAAAGAGTAAAAAATGAGAATACTGGAACACCAATAGAGATAGCAAAGTATATGAATATAAGTGAACGAAGTGTTTATACTTTAATTGATGAACTCAAAATTTTAGGAGCAGAAGTTTATTATAGTAGAACAAGAAAAACCTATTACTATTGTAATGATTTTAATATTGAACTAAATATTTCATTAAAAGTAATTACTGAAGATACTGCAAGAAATTTATATGGTGGAAGTTACTTTTTAAAAGAAAATAGTTTCACTGCAAGGATTTTGCAGGGAACAAAATTATGTTTGTAAGATTAAAACAATATTAGATGCATATAATAACGTTTTGATACGAGTTGTAAAAAGTTTACACTCAAAAAATATATTAATAACTTAAAAAATGTAATTTTATGAAAAATTTACAAAGTTTTGGTGTTCAGGAATTGAGTGCTAAAGAAATTAAAGAAACTGAAGGAGGTTTCTTAGGAACTCTTATAGTTATTGGGTGCTGTTTGTTGCTGGCAGGTTGTGCTAATGGTTGCGAAGGTGAAAGAAGAAGAGAGTCAGACGGACCACCACCACCACCAGATGGTTATCAGTATTAATTTAAATAAAAAAGAGACTCTTTTATTAATAAAGTTAGCCTCTTTTAAATACACGTAAGTTTGAAAAAACACTTATTTTTATTTTTAACAAGTATATTTATACTCAGATGCTCTTCACCTTCTGAACAAGAATTTTCTTTAAATGAGAAAGAATTTAAACTTTGGAAAACAACACAAGATAGTTTATTCTCCAAACAAAGTATTCCTTATAGAGATTATAAAAGAAAAATAATTAAGAATACTCAAAAAATAATCAATGCTCAAGAATGGGTTCCAAAGTGTACGAATATTGGGAAATATTCATTTTTTATAAAAAAAAATAAGGTTTTTTACAAAAACAAGAACTCTAAAGAGAAATATAAATTATTTACAATTTTAGATTCTGTTAATTTCGGACCAATAAGTATTTTAGAAAAAAATCATAGCAATTATCTGATTCTTAAAAGCTCTCAATTTTCTAACGATGATTACTTAGTTCAAATTTGGGATATAGATAAGAAGAAATTGATTAAAAAAATTAATGCTTTAAATTTCCCTAAAATCCAATCAACTAGAAATAATTTATTTTATACTCAGTATGAAAATCAGTATGAGGTAAAATATTTATTTAGATATAATTTTTCTACTGGTCAAGTTTATAAAGTTAAAAATTATAAAGGTCAATTTTCTGTATTATCAAAAAATAAAATATGTAATTTTTCATCTAAAGAATATTTTTTAATTGATGATAATACTTCGGTTATTAAAAATAAAAGCATAGAACTTTTTGGTGAAAAAAATATTAGACCAATAGCAGTGTCAGATATGAAAATCTATGGTTTTAAAGAATTAAAAAATAAAATAAAAATTTTTGAACTATTATTATCTGATAGAAATTTTAAATTTAAAGAAGTATTTACGATAAATGAAAAAATAACAATAAGAGAAGCTTTCTTAAAAAATGAAAATTTATTACTTTCTATCATTAAAAAAGGAGTAAATTATTTGTATAAAGTAGATTTAAAAAATAATAATGATTTTAAAGTTTTAAACTTACCAAAATATGGAACTATCGATTTAATTGACAAAGACTTAATTAACATTACTATTAAATTTTCTTCATTTACAATTCCTCAAATAATATATAATTTTAATACTAATGAACAAAATCTAAAAATTACTAATAAAACCTTAATTAACAGTGAACAATATGAAGTTAAACAAAAATGGGTTATAAACAAAAAGGATAGTATTCCTCTTTTATTATTTCATAAGAAAAACGTAAAACTAGATAGTAGTTCCCCTTTAATACTTTATGGTTATGGTGGGTTTAAAATTAGCTCCACTCCTTATTACAACCCATTTATTCAATATTTTATTGATAATGGAGGTATTTATGCAATAGCTGGTGTTAAAGGAGGTGGTGAAATGGGTAAAGAATGGCATATTAAAGGTAAAGGTTTATCTAAAAAAGAAAGTTTTAATGATTTTAAAAGAACATTAGACTATTTAATAATTAATAAATATTCTAAACCTTCAAAAATTGCAATTCTCGGATATTCAATTGGAGGATTATTAATTAATTATTCTGTAATTAATTATTCAGATAAATTTAATACTGCTATTTCTATAAATAGTATATCTGATGTAACAAATCTTCATAAATATTTAAAAAGAGGATATTCTACAGAATATGGGAATAGTAATCAGTTTGAAACTTTTAATTATCAAAAAGAATACTCTCCTTTAATTAATGCAAAAAAGATTGAGTCTAATTTCTTAATTGTATCAGGTGATAAAGATGACAGAGTATCACCTTTACATTCATATAAATTTGTTAAAGAGTTACAAAATAAAGGGTCTAAAAATGTATATTTTTACAATATGAAAAATATCGGTCACGGCTCTCAGAATGTTAAACAATACTATGAAACTCAGTCAGAGATTTACTCATTTATTTTGTATCATTTAAAAATGAACATCAACTAATTATTCTTTAAAATATTTTTCCCTGCAAAAAATTTGCAGTAAACAAACCTTTCTTTGCCATATTAAATTCTTAAAATGGCAAAAATCACCATAAAACAACACGATATTACAGATTGCGGAGCAACTTGTTTGGCTTCCATTTCAGCACATTACAATTTGCAACTTCCCATTGCACGTATTCGCCAATATGCGGGTACAGATAAAAAAGGCACTAATGTATTAGGTCTTATAGAAGCCGCAGAAAATTTATGCTTTGAAGCTAAAGGTGTACGTGGTGAATTAGATAGTTTGTTTAAAATACCCAAACCTGTTATTGCACATATTATCGTAAAAGAACAGTTACATCACTATGTAGTTATATACGAAGTAACCAAAGAATATATAAAAATTATGGATCCAGCAGATGGAAAAATCCATAAAAAAACACACGAAGACTTTTTAAAAGAATGGACAGGTGTTTTGGTTTTACTATTGCCAAAAGAAGAATTTACACCAACAAATGAAAAAGTATCTGTTTTAAAGCGTTTTTGGTTTTTATTAAAGCCACATAAATTTGTTTTATTACAAGCTTTAATTGGTGCAATTATTTATACTTTATTCGGATTTTCTACCTCAATTTATATACAAAAGATAACAGATTATGTCTTAGTAGGTGGCAATACAAAACTGCTAAACCTGTTAAGCATTATAATGCTTTTATTATTGATTTTACGTATTGTAATAGGTGTATTTAAAGATGTTTTTTTAATTAAAAGCGGACAACAAATAGATGCTCGTTTAATTTTAGGCTATTACAAACATTTACTAAAATTACCACAACAATTTTTTGACACGATGCGTGTTGGAGAAATTATTTCTCGTATTAATGACGCTGTTAAAATTAGAGCCTTTATTAATGATGTATCTTTAAGTTTAACAGTAAATATTCTTATTCTGTTTTTCTCTTTTGGTATTATGTTTATGTATTACTGGAAATTGGCTTTAATTATGTTATTGGTCATACCCTTGTATTTGGTCGTTTATATAATTATAAATAAATTCAACAAAAAAACAGAGCGAAAAATAATGGAGCGTTCAGCAGAATTAGAAAGTCAGTTAGTAGAGTCTTTAAATTCGGTAAGTACTATAAAACGTTTTGGTTTAGAAAATTTTGCAAATATCAAAACAGAAACACGTTTTATAAATTTGTTACACATTGGTTATAAATCTGCTTTAAATTCAGTTTTTTCAGGTACTTCTACCACTTTTATTGCTCAGTTATTTACCATTATTTTATTATGGAGTGGTTCTTATTTTGTTATTGAAAGAGAAATTACACCTGGGGAATTGTTATCTTTTTATGCAATTATCGGTTATTTTATGAA
The nucleotide sequence above comes from Polaribacter butkevichii. Encoded proteins:
- a CDS encoding alpha/beta hydrolase family protein yields the protein MKFITVIAFLLIFTNIEAQEKKLLLQQELISDLSKTKIYPKLIEYVDGEIEWQEKFKYIDSIQIYRITYLSDGLKINGFLVQPKKKGKYPCVIYNRGGNKSFGALKIAHGAIVLGQIAKEGYVVIASNYRENDEFGGKDVNDITILPKVLKEIEDADTTKIGMYGWSRGGMMTYIALTKMDNIKAAVVGGAVSDSFSSIKDRPIMESGVYAKLIPNYADNKEMELEKRSAIKWADKFPKNVPILMLHGNSDWRVKPEQSLNLALEFEKNRVPYRLIMFEGADHSVSEHKKESHKQVIKWFDRYLKNSEQLPNMKYHGR
- a CDS encoding HlyD family secretion protein — encoded protein: MLLINNLVITHQINTTTSLISETKNFVEDLKLLSNQKRIANKLQSLKYKQEYNFYQQKLNELNTRFQKIKEDYNRSRKLFDKGVIAKVELNNSKLEYDLSLNAIHQYKKQQYSSWQAELVNQKNQLKELENNQVQLEETNNLSVIKAPLSGTLLNVKGIEKGSFIQNGIQLAEISPKSNLIVECYISPADIGLLKKENKVNFQVSAFNYNQWGLANGKIEEIGNDVQIINNIPTFKVLCSLDQNFLQLKNGFKGQLKKGMLVNARFELTERSLFDLLYDKIDDWLNPSNKIAEK
- a CDS encoding HTH domain-containing protein, with product MKNLKILERLQQLYQRVKNENTGTPIEIAKYMNISERSVYTLIDELKILGAEVYYSRTRKTYYYCNDFNIELNISLKVITEDTARNLYGGSYFLKENSFTARILQGTKLCL
- a CDS encoding prolyl oligopeptidase family serine peptidase, whose translation is MKKHLFLFLTSIFILRCSSPSEQEFSLNEKEFKLWKTTQDSLFSKQSIPYRDYKRKIIKNTQKIINAQEWVPKCTNIGKYSFFIKKNKVFYKNKNSKEKYKLFTILDSVNFGPISILEKNHSNYLILKSSQFSNDDYLVQIWDIDKKKLIKKINALNFPKIQSTRNNLFYTQYENQYEVKYLFRYNFSTGQVYKVKNYKGQFSVLSKNKICNFSSKEYFLIDDNTSVIKNKSIELFGEKNIRPIAVSDMKIYGFKELKNKIKIFELLLSDRNFKFKEVFTINEKITIREAFLKNENLLLSIIKKGVNYLYKVDLKNNNDFKVLNLPKYGTIDLIDKDLINITIKFSSFTIPQIIYNFNTNEQNLKITNKTLINSEQYEVKQKWVINKKDSIPLLLFHKKNVKLDSSSPLILYGYGGFKISSTPYYNPFIQYFIDNGGIYAIAGVKGGGEMGKEWHIKGKGLSKKESFNDFKRTLDYLIINKYSKPSKIAILGYSIGGLLINYSVINYSDKFNTAISINSISDVTNLHKYLKRGYSTEYGNSNQFETFNYQKEYSPLINAKKIESNFLIVSGDKDDRVSPLHSYKFVKELQNKGSKNVYFYNMKNIGHGSQNVKQYYETQSEIYSFILYHLKMNIN
- a CDS encoding peptidase domain-containing ABC transporter; translated protein: MAKITIKQHDITDCGATCLASISAHYNLQLPIARIRQYAGTDKKGTNVLGLIEAAENLCFEAKGVRGELDSLFKIPKPVIAHIIVKEQLHHYVVIYEVTKEYIKIMDPADGKIHKKTHEDFLKEWTGVLVLLLPKEEFTPTNEKVSVLKRFWFLLKPHKFVLLQALIGAIIYTLFGFSTSIYIQKITDYVLVGGNTKLLNLLSIIMLLLLILRIVIGVFKDVFLIKSGQQIDARLILGYYKHLLKLPQQFFDTMRVGEIISRINDAVKIRAFINDVSLSLTVNILILFFSFGIMFMYYWKLALIMLLVIPLYLVVYIIINKFNKKTERKIMERSAELESQLVESLNSVSTIKRFGLENFANIKTETRFINLLHIGYKSALNSVFSGTSTTFIAQLFTIILLWSGSYFVIEREITPGELLSFYAIIGYFMNPVASLIGANKQIQNALIAADRLFEIMDLEREESTEKVVLKKEKIDDIEFRNVAFRYGTRVQVFTDFNLKIKKGNITAIVGESGSGKSTLISLLQNLYPIQKGGITIGDLDLKYIQHESLRELVSVVPQKIDLFAGNVIDNIAVGDFAPNMELIIEICKSIGILEFIESLPNGFNTYLGENGATLSGGQKQRIAIARALYKKPEVLVLDEATSSLDSTSENYIQKAVERLRQDNKTIIIIAHRLSTVINADEIVVLENGEVLEQGNHKELYSKKEHYYNLWQQQMPNLNSQI